A stretch of the Chlamydia pecorum E58 genome encodes the following:
- a CDS encoding esterase/lipase family protein: MKNFLLALFFLVFGSSIFASTSIIQTLPSKIEGFQKTSQQKESVVCVHAFLRSYRSLKPIGKTLEKENYDVFIWNYETRKFTLERHAEHLIRLLKKIAELKPGVPINFVTHSIGGVIVRVALSHPDCPQEAKHGKAILMAPPNAGSHLARRYRSIRLVQFIFGGKLGRQLLTYCPKKMLNVGKLPKTVDVLILSGNRPSRFIPFRMPLENDGKVCIIETHLDTPHKSYVINTNHTYIITDRKSLYLTKEFLKHGNQTLTINQVPETLEQTVLQEKQKESRLQNQKKDIYIIHCLGSRPYHLYGFPKKWSFNQ; this comes from the coding sequence ATGAAGAATTTTTTATTAGCTCTATTCTTTTTAGTTTTTGGCTCTTCTATTTTTGCGAGCACGTCTATAATTCAAACTCTTCCTTCTAAGATCGAAGGGTTTCAAAAAACCTCTCAGCAAAAAGAATCTGTTGTATGTGTGCATGCGTTTTTAAGATCTTATAGATCTTTAAAGCCTATTGGAAAAACTCTAGAAAAAGAAAACTACGATGTTTTTATCTGGAACTATGAAACACGAAAATTTACCTTAGAAAGACACGCTGAGCATCTTATTAGGCTGCTAAAAAAAATTGCTGAGCTCAAACCTGGAGTTCCTATAAATTTCGTGACACATTCTATTGGGGGAGTGATCGTTAGAGTCGCCCTATCCCACCCGGACTGTCCCCAGGAAGCAAAGCATGGGAAAGCTATTCTCATGGCGCCTCCAAATGCTGGCTCCCATCTAGCACGACGCTACCGCAGTATTAGACTTGTACAATTTATCTTTGGAGGAAAGCTAGGACGTCAGCTCCTTACCTATTGCCCAAAGAAAATGCTTAATGTTGGAAAGCTCCCCAAAACTGTGGATGTGTTAATCCTAAGTGGGAATCGCCCTAGCCGCTTTATTCCTTTTCGTATGCCTCTTGAAAATGACGGAAAGGTCTGCATTATAGAGACTCACCTAGATACCCCACATAAATCCTACGTTATCAATACAAACCACACCTACATCATTACAGATCGTAAGTCTCTATATTTAACTAAGGAGTTTCTAAAGCACGGGAACCAAACACTAACAATCAATCAAGTTCCTGAAACCTTAGAACAGACTGTACTACAGGAAAAACAAAAGGAATCCCGATTACAAAATCAAAAAAAAGATATCTATATCATTCACTGCTTAGGATCACGCCCCTATCACCTATATGGGTTTCCCAAGAAATGGTCTTTTAACCAATAA
- the recF gene encoding DNA replication/repair protein RecF (All proteins in this family for which functions are known are DNA-binding proteins that assist the filamentation of RecA onto DNA for the initiation of recombination or recombinational repair.) encodes MKIVSLTLKNFRSYKDTEVSFAPRVNYISGSNAQGKTNLLEALYILSLGRSFRTQHLSEAIAFGASYFFLKIAFEKFSCSHTLSIYVDKYGKKLLFDNAPVKTLSEMIGKVPMVLFSSKDRLLISGAPADRRLFLNLLLSQCDPYYTHTLSYYQQALLQRNALLKTKNTATISVWNEQLAKLGGYITFQRYTCCDKLNVLMQSLWSNPLKEHLLLKFKSSLIKTPAPKEEELSQELLKQLLHSLPRDLELKSTSVGPHREDFTLMMNQEPASTFASEGQKHSFLTILRLAESLYLQHHHNLSPLVCIDDLHASLDSQRASQLLQLAPNFGQTLITSTQPLYTLPENSKSLHIKNSCIY; translated from the coding sequence ATGAAAATCGTATCGTTAACACTAAAAAACTTCAGAAGCTATAAAGATACTGAGGTTTCCTTTGCTCCTAGAGTAAATTACATTTCAGGAAGTAATGCTCAGGGAAAGACAAATCTCCTCGAAGCATTATATATTTTGTCTTTGGGAAGATCTTTTCGTACCCAACATCTCTCTGAAGCTATAGCATTTGGAGCTTCTTACTTCTTTTTAAAGATCGCCTTTGAGAAGTTCTCTTGCTCTCATACCCTTTCCATCTATGTAGACAAATATGGGAAAAAGCTCCTTTTTGATAACGCTCCAGTAAAAACCCTCTCTGAAATGATTGGGAAAGTCCCTATGGTTCTATTTTCTTCTAAAGATCGCTTATTGATCTCTGGGGCTCCTGCAGACCGTCGTTTATTTTTAAATCTCCTTCTCTCTCAATGCGATCCTTATTATACCCACACTCTTTCCTACTATCAACAAGCTCTTCTGCAAAGAAACGCTCTTCTTAAAACCAAAAATACTGCAACGATCTCTGTCTGGAACGAACAGCTCGCTAAACTAGGAGGATACATTACCTTTCAAAGATACACATGCTGCGACAAACTCAATGTCCTTATGCAAAGCTTATGGTCTAATCCCCTAAAGGAACACCTCCTGCTAAAGTTCAAGAGCTCCCTCATAAAAACCCCAGCCCCCAAGGAAGAAGAACTCTCCCAAGAACTCCTTAAGCAGCTCCTTCACTCCCTCCCTCGAGATCTAGAACTCAAAAGCACCTCTGTAGGGCCACATCGAGAGGACTTTACCCTCATGATGAACCAAGAACCTGCATCAACTTTCGCTAGCGAAGGACAAAAACATAGCTTCTTAACTATTCTCCGCCTAGCAGAAAGCCTTTATCTCCAACATCATCATAATCTTTCCCCCCTTGTGTGCATCGATGACCTCCATGCCAGTCTAGATTCCCAAAGAGCTTCTCAACTTCTTCAGCTCGCCCCAAATTTCGGTCAAACTCTAATCACCTCTACACAACCACTTTATACTCTCCCTGAAAATAGCAAGTCCCTCCACATCAAAAATTCTTGTATCTACTAA
- the dnaN gene encoding DNA polymerase III subunit beta has product MKFAISKNELGSLIKKIQSVVPQNTPIPVLSHVLMETNNDELVFTATDLTVSTRCVTKAKVYEKGAVSIPSKRFFQLIKELTENNIEISAIAGEMAQITSGSSCFRLLSMGKQDFPMLPDMQNAVRFTLPTEQLKDMLQRTSFAVSREESRYVLTGVLLSITNGIATIVGTDGKRLAKIDAEVSLDKSFVGDYIIPIKAVEEIIKLCSSEDTETTIFLDQDKIAVESDNTLLITKLLSGEFPDFTPVISTQSSVQFDLHREELIALLKQVALFTNENSHSVKFTFTPGELTLTANCTKVGEGKVSMAVNYSGELLEIAFNPFFFLDILKHSKDELVSLGISDSYNPGIITDSTRSLFVIMPMRLHDD; this is encoded by the coding sequence ATGAAATTTGCGATCTCTAAGAATGAGTTAGGAAGCCTGATAAAAAAAATACAGAGTGTAGTTCCTCAAAACACTCCCATTCCTGTGCTTTCTCATGTACTTATGGAAACAAACAACGACGAGCTTGTATTTACAGCTACAGATCTTACCGTAAGCACTCGTTGCGTTACTAAAGCTAAAGTCTATGAGAAGGGTGCTGTTTCTATTCCTTCGAAAAGATTTTTCCAACTTATTAAAGAACTGACGGAAAACAACATAGAAATCTCTGCGATAGCGGGAGAAATGGCTCAGATCACTTCTGGATCTTCCTGTTTCCGTCTACTTAGCATGGGGAAACAAGACTTCCCTATGCTTCCGGATATGCAAAATGCTGTCCGCTTTACTCTCCCGACAGAGCAGCTCAAAGATATGCTGCAAAGAACCTCCTTTGCAGTGTCCCGAGAAGAGAGCCGCTATGTACTTACTGGCGTGCTTCTCTCCATAACAAATGGAATCGCAACAATCGTAGGGACAGACGGAAAGCGTTTAGCAAAAATTGATGCAGAAGTTTCCTTAGATAAAAGCTTTGTAGGAGACTATATTATCCCCATCAAAGCTGTAGAGGAAATTATCAAACTGTGCTCTTCTGAAGATACTGAGACAACAATCTTTCTAGATCAGGATAAAATTGCTGTAGAGAGTGATAATACCCTGCTCATCACCAAGCTTCTCTCTGGAGAGTTCCCCGACTTCACCCCTGTAATTTCTACACAAAGTAGTGTGCAATTCGACTTGCATAGGGAAGAGCTCATTGCGCTATTGAAGCAAGTAGCTCTATTTACAAACGAAAACTCTCACTCTGTGAAGTTTACCTTTACTCCTGGAGAACTTACCCTTACGGCAAATTGCACAAAAGTAGGGGAAGGAAAAGTCAGTATGGCTGTAAATTACTCTGGAGAGCTTTTGGAAATTGCTTTTAATCCCTTTTTCTTCTTAGACATCTTAAAACATAGTAAAGATGAACTTGTCTCCTTGGGAATCTCTGACTCCTATAATCCTGGGATTATTACCGACTCTACGCGAAGCTTATTTGTAATCATGCCGATGAGGCTACACGATGATTAA
- the smpB gene encoding SsrA-binding protein SmpB, translating into MASKDIVSNRKALHNYEVLDTLEAGIILTGTEIKSLRDHGGNLGDAYVSISRGEAWLLNASIAPYRFGNIYNHEERRKRKLLLHRYEIRKLESRVSQKGISLIPLGMFFSRGYVKVRLGCCRGKKAYDKRQALITREKEREIAAAMKRYR; encoded by the coding sequence ATGGCTTCCAAAGATATTGTTTCTAACCGCAAGGCACTGCATAACTATGAGGTTTTAGATACCTTAGAAGCAGGGATCATCTTGACCGGAACGGAAATAAAATCTTTACGTGATCATGGGGGGAATCTTGGGGATGCCTATGTGAGTATTTCTCGAGGGGAGGCGTGGTTGTTAAATGCGAGCATTGCCCCGTATCGCTTTGGCAATATTTACAATCATGAAGAGCGAAGGAAACGCAAGTTGCTTCTTCATCGCTATGAAATTCGCAAGTTAGAGAGCAGGGTCTCGCAGAAGGGCATCTCTTTAATTCCCTTAGGGATGTTTTTTAGCCGCGGCTATGTGAAGGTCCGCTTAGGATGTTGCCGCGGGAAGAAAGCTTATGATAAACGCCAAGCATTGATTACTAGAGAAAAAGAGCGCGAGATCGCGGCAGCTATGAAGCGCTATCGTTAA
- a CDS encoding FAD:protein FMN transferase, producing MTIPYRIVLAKSLSSKEKTQLHKQILAVFHTIDTTYNNWNPDSEISKINRAPAHLPLQLSIELSEFLKQVDTLYTLSHGRFDPTLGALKTLWLLHLKQHTTPQEELWKASIKETGWDKLKIDFQTHTLTKTSSLHLDLCGIVKGYAVDRLLETCQKFCKNAYVEWGGEIKTSGKHPSGRVWQVFSEATSSIIQLENCAIATSGSSCQHWCVEGKVYTHILNPYTGKPLEEREHPLQAVSVVHPNCAYADALATVLMTFSSKEEALAWAKIQGICAYINDSAS from the coding sequence ATGACGATTCCTTATCGGATTGTATTGGCCAAAAGCCTCTCCTCTAAAGAAAAAACCCAACTGCACAAACAAATTCTTGCAGTCTTTCACACTATTGATACGACCTATAACAATTGGAATCCCGACTCAGAAATCTCAAAAATTAATAGAGCTCCAGCACACCTTCCCCTACAACTCTCTATAGAGCTCTCGGAATTCTTAAAGCAGGTAGATACACTTTATACTCTATCTCATGGGCGCTTCGACCCAACTCTAGGGGCTCTGAAAACCCTCTGGCTCCTCCACCTCAAGCAACACACTACTCCCCAAGAAGAGCTCTGGAAGGCCTCCATAAAAGAAACAGGGTGGGACAAACTAAAGATTGATTTTCAAACACATACGCTAACCAAAACCTCCTCGCTCCATCTAGATCTTTGTGGGATCGTTAAAGGTTACGCAGTAGATCGCCTTTTAGAGACCTGCCAGAAATTTTGCAAAAACGCTTATGTAGAATGGGGAGGGGAGATTAAAACCTCTGGGAAGCATCCCTCAGGGAGAGTGTGGCAAGTCTTTTCTGAGGCAACATCTTCTATTATCCAGCTAGAAAACTGCGCCATTGCAACGAGCGGAAGTTCCTGTCAACACTGGTGCGTAGAAGGGAAGGTCTATACCCATATTCTCAATCCCTATACAGGAAAACCTTTAGAAGAAAGAGAGCATCCTCTTCAAGCAGTATCTGTTGTGCATCCTAACTGCGCTTATGCCGATGCTTTAGCGACAGTTCTGATGACCTTCTCTTCTAAAGAAGAAGCCCTAGCCTGGGCTAAAATCCAGGGAATTTGTGCCTATATTAACGATAGCGCTTCATAG
- the folD gene encoding bifunctional methylenetetrahydrofolate dehydrogenase/methenyltetrahydrofolate cyclohydrolase FolD yields the protein MLLKGLPTAEKILSQLKKEISESASKPGLAVILIGNDPASEVYVGMKVRKALELGMISKAHYLPSDSTLSSVLKLIDRLNQDPTIHGILVQLPLPKHLDSTVITQAISPEKDVDGLHPINIGKLLLGITDGFVPCTPAGILELLNFYDISLSGKHVAIVGRSNIVGKPLAALIMQKHPLANATVTILHSHSQNLQEILKKADVIVAALGVPLFIKDTMVSSHAVVIDVGTTRIPTTDKKSYTLLGDVDFNNVVTKCAAITPVPGGVGPMTVAMLMRNTWQGYQKSSS from the coding sequence ATGCTATTAAAAGGTTTACCTACAGCAGAAAAAATTCTCTCTCAATTAAAAAAAGAAATTTCAGAGTCTGCTTCAAAACCAGGACTAGCAGTGATTCTTATTGGCAACGATCCTGCTTCAGAGGTCTATGTAGGAATGAAAGTAAGAAAAGCTTTAGAACTAGGCATGATTTCTAAAGCACATTATCTCCCTTCAGACTCTACTCTTTCCTCTGTTTTAAAATTAATAGATCGCCTTAACCAAGATCCAACTATCCATGGAATTTTGGTTCAACTTCCTCTTCCTAAACACCTAGATAGCACAGTCATTACACAAGCAATTTCTCCAGAAAAAGACGTCGACGGCTTACATCCTATAAATATAGGAAAGCTCCTCCTTGGCATAACAGATGGATTTGTCCCCTGCACTCCTGCAGGAATTCTTGAACTTCTTAACTTTTATGACATTTCTCTATCCGGGAAGCACGTCGCAATTGTCGGTAGAAGCAATATTGTTGGGAAACCTCTAGCAGCACTCATTATGCAAAAACATCCCCTAGCAAATGCTACAGTTACTATTTTACATAGCCATTCTCAGAATCTTCAGGAAATCCTTAAGAAAGCTGATGTGATTGTTGCTGCATTAGGGGTACCTCTGTTTATCAAAGATACCATGGTATCTTCACACGCTGTCGTTATAGATGTCGGAACTACAAGAATCCCCACAACTGACAAGAAAAGCTATACCCTTTTAGGAGATGTAGATTTTAACAATGTTGTCACAAAATGCGCAGCAATTACTCCTGTCCCTGGAGGAGTAGGGCCCATGACAGTAGCAATGCTTATGAGGAATACTTGGCAAGGATATCAAAAATCCTCTTCTTAG
- the ltuB gene encoding late transcription unit protein LtuB, giving the protein MSLTKSKRKRNGKALAKVIQKKSVEVLKKNVEKKKAKKGKFLISKEEKILRMRAKEYDELVHSLLEDQIHDTGKILIFNYQDGFASVDKNNFGKYSIRL; this is encoded by the coding sequence ATGAGCTTAACTAAATCAAAGAGAAAGAGAAACGGGAAAGCTTTGGCAAAAGTGATCCAGAAGAAATCAGTAGAAGTCTTAAAGAAAAACGTAGAAAAGAAAAAAGCGAAAAAGGGTAAGTTTCTCATTTCTAAGGAAGAGAAGATATTGAGAATGCGAGCTAAAGAGTATGATGAACTTGTACATTCTCTCTTAGAGGATCAGATTCACGATACAGGAAAGATCCTGATTTTTAATTACCAAGATGGTTTTGCCTCTGTCGATAAAAATAATTTTGGCAAGTATTCAATACGTTTATAA